The region GGTTCTGCAGTTGCGCCGCGTTGCTCAGGTTCAGCGAGCCGTCCTGCAGCAGTTCACGCGCCCCGCCGGTCTGGCTGCACAGCCGCATCGCCTTGATCCGCCGCCAGGCGGCGGCCGCGGTGTAGCCCAGTTCGTGCACCACGTAGTCGAACAGACTGCCGTACCCGCGCGTCAGGTGGAGGCGGCGCGCCTCGATCTCGCGCAGGTGGTCGAGCACCAGGATCTGCAGCGCCTGCTCGTGGCGGGCGAGCTGCACGGTCTGCGACAGGAGGAGGTAATCGGGAAGCGCGGCGACAGTGGACCAGAGGGCGGGAGAAGGCACGGCATCCATGTCGTAAGTATACCATGGGATTCAAAATAGCCGATTTTTCCGAGTCCTGGACGGCGGTGAAAAGGCGCTCGGAAGGCCGCGCAACGGGGCGCTGTCGCGTCAACAGAGGCCAAGTCGTTCCGGGGCAGTCGGAGGGGCCGCCGCGGGCCGTGGCGAGCCCTCATGAGCCCCGAAAATCGCGTCAAGGGGTGTGCGCAACTTTTTTGCGATTCTCTCCATGCTCGCGATCTACGGGGACGGCGCGCTGCCTGGTCCGCAATTCCTGTGGGTCGGCGATGCTCGGGCGTCGGTTTTCATCGTCTTCCATATCACGGAGTCACCGTACTGCCTCGTGCATCTCATTTTCGGTCCACGGCTACCACTTTTGGCGTTCTACCCGAGGTTCAGGCAGTCCAGGCAGGTGCCTGGAGCGCTTCTGCATCGGGTGGCCGTCCAGATGCACGTCGGCGGACCCCAAGCAGGCAGCGGGATACAATAGGGAACGCTGACGCGGCTGGTGGCGCCGGTTGTCCAGGCTCCACGATGGGAGGAGTACCCTACTAGATGCAATTTGAACGAATCACGATAAATCCGGCGCAGATGGGTGGAGTGCCGTGTATCCGGGGTTTGCGCATCCCGGTTTCCACGGTCGTCGGCCTCGTTGCGCAGAGGATGCCCGAGACGCAGATCATGGAGGAGTATCCCGATCTCGATGTCGAGGATATCCGCCAATCGCTCAGGTTTGCGGCAGCCGCGGTCGATGAGCGCCAACTACCGCTGCTGACCGGTACGTGACCTTCCTGGTCCGAAAACGCCGGCCGGCAGCCGATGCTTCGGCATCGGTATTCATCGTCTTCCATGTCACGGAGTGACCGTGCAGACTCGTAGACAATGCGCTGTCGCCGCAACTCGCCAAGGGCCTCCGCGCGGCCGGCCTTGATGCAGTACATGTGCGTGATATCGGCTTGCAGGATGCCGACGATGTGGCCCTCTTCGAGCTCGCGGCCCGCGAGCATCGGATCCTTCTCTCGGAGGACACTGATTTCGGTACCCTCTCTTGAGAAACCATAGTCAGGCGGCGTCCTGGTTTCTGCCGTGACCCCGGCCGCAGGCCGGTAGGAAGCTCCTGAGAAACAACCGCTGTTTCTGCCATGACCACGCCGGGCTCCGGCCCGGTGGGTGAGCCCGCGAATCTTCGCCAGCGCTCCCGTTCCCTCGTCCTGGCCGCCATGTATACTACGATCTGCCGCAGTTCGTCCGTTCCCCCGACCTGCACCAGCTCCGCCAGCAACGGCACCAACCGCTGCATCACCGGCCAGCTCGCCCGGTACGCCGCCATCAGCGCCAGTTGCGCGATGCGACCGAGCAACTCGCCGCGCAACTCATCCGGCCCCACCCTCGTCTGGTCGAT is a window of Spirochaetaceae bacterium DNA encoding:
- a CDS encoding DUF433 domain-containing protein, with protein sequence MQFERITINPAQMGGVPCIRGLRIPVSTVVGLVAQRMPETQIMEEYPDLDVEDIRQSLRFAAAAVDERQLPLLTGT